In Capillimicrobium parvum, a genomic segment contains:
- a CDS encoding M42 family metallopeptidase, producing the protein MPLSPLLRDLLTTPGPSGYERPAAEVWRAAARDFSEDVRADVAGSSVAVVPGDGGGPLVAVVGHIDEIGLVVTHIDDEGMLWFTNVGGWDPIILVGQRLAVQTQAGEIPGVVGKKPIHLLKNDEREKAPKLTDLHIDIGAKDGDEARSLVRIGDVAVISGEPVELPNGRVVSRSMDNRLGCYVALEATRRVADRGGAPGDVAAVAVTQEETTFGGATTTAYSLAPQIAIVVDVTHATDAPGIPVREMGKHELGSGAVIGRGPVLHPRVFELLHETAQAEGLPFTVESHVGRGTSTDADAIHRSRAGIACGLVSIPLRYMHSPVELVSLDDVEAAIALIAAFTHRLTTDTDLLR; encoded by the coding sequence ATGCCCCTTTCCCCGCTGCTGCGCGACCTGTTGACCACGCCGGGGCCGTCCGGCTACGAGCGCCCGGCCGCCGAGGTCTGGCGGGCGGCGGCGCGCGACTTCAGCGAGGACGTCCGGGCGGACGTCGCCGGCTCGAGCGTCGCGGTCGTCCCCGGCGACGGGGGCGGACCGCTCGTCGCGGTCGTCGGGCACATCGACGAGATCGGGCTCGTGGTCACCCACATCGACGACGAGGGCATGCTCTGGTTCACGAACGTCGGCGGCTGGGACCCGATCATCCTGGTCGGACAGCGGCTGGCGGTGCAGACGCAGGCGGGCGAGATCCCCGGCGTCGTGGGCAAGAAGCCCATCCACCTCCTCAAGAACGACGAGCGCGAGAAGGCGCCGAAGCTCACCGACCTGCACATCGACATCGGCGCCAAGGACGGCGACGAGGCGCGGTCGCTGGTGCGCATCGGCGACGTCGCGGTGATCTCCGGCGAGCCGGTCGAGCTGCCTAACGGGCGGGTCGTGTCGCGCTCGATGGACAACCGCCTGGGCTGCTACGTCGCGCTGGAGGCAACGCGCCGCGTGGCCGACCGCGGCGGGGCGCCGGGCGACGTCGCCGCCGTGGCGGTCACCCAGGAGGAGACGACGTTCGGGGGCGCCACGACGACCGCCTACAGCCTGGCGCCGCAGATCGCGATCGTCGTCGACGTCACCCACGCGACCGATGCGCCGGGCATCCCCGTCCGCGAGATGGGCAAGCACGAGCTCGGCAGCGGCGCCGTCATCGGCCGCGGCCCGGTCCTGCACCCGCGGGTCTTCGAGCTGCTGCACGAGACGGCGCAGGCCGAGGGCCTGCCGTTCACGGTCGAGTCGCACGTCGGGCGGGGCACGTCCACCGACGCCGATGCCATCCACCGCTCGCGCGCCGGCATCGCGTGCGGCCTCGTCTCCATCCCGCTGCGCTACATGCACTCACCCGTGGAGCTCGTCTCCCTCGACGACGTCGAGGCGGCGATCGCGCTGATCGCCGCGTTCACCCACCGCCTGACCACCGACACGGACCTGCTGCGCTGA
- a CDS encoding haloacid dehalogenase-like hydrolase, giving the protein MDGTLLRRAAAEHAAALREAIGEVYGVESTGTKVEAAGRTDVEITRAILLQLGVSARRIDDGLADLRVAASEAYARRVPADLSSTVLPGMADLLEELAPRDDVLLSLVTGNLQPIARLKLAAAGIGRFFPGGQGGFGSDSEDRTRLPAVARARAGTADAPHPRERTVVIGDTPRDIACARADGVRALAVATGPYRVNELGEADAVAADAHALRGLIAALLV; this is encoded by the coding sequence ATCGACGGCACCCTGCTGCGGCGTGCCGCGGCCGAGCACGCCGCCGCGCTGCGCGAGGCGATCGGCGAGGTCTACGGGGTCGAGTCGACGGGGACGAAGGTCGAGGCCGCGGGGCGCACCGACGTGGAGATCACCCGGGCGATCCTGCTGCAGCTCGGCGTGTCGGCCCGGCGCATCGACGACGGCCTCGCGGACCTGCGCGTGGCGGCGAGCGAGGCGTACGCGCGGCGCGTGCCCGCCGACCTGTCGTCGACCGTCCTGCCCGGCATGGCCGACCTGCTCGAGGAGCTGGCGCCGCGCGACGACGTCCTGCTCTCGCTCGTCACCGGCAACCTGCAGCCGATCGCCCGGCTCAAGCTCGCCGCCGCCGGGATCGGGCGGTTCTTCCCGGGCGGCCAGGGCGGCTTCGGCTCGGACTCCGAGGACCGCACCCGGCTGCCCGCCGTCGCGCGCGCCCGGGCGGGCACGGCGGACGCCCCGCACCCGCGCGAGCGGACGGTCGTCATCGGCGACACCCCGCGCGACATCGCCTGCGCCCGCGCGGACGGCGTGCGCGCGCTGGCCGTGGCGACCGGGCCCTACCGCGTCAATGAGCTCGGCGAGGCCGACGCCGTCGCCGCGGACGCGCACGCGCTGCGCGGGCTCATCGCCGCGCTGCTGGTCTGA
- a CDS encoding Sec-independent protein translocase subunit TatA/TatB, which produces MEIAVVLIIALLILGPKRLPSAGRSLGEGIRGFKETLSGAKADLSEPEPPPAAGLATPAERETA; this is translated from the coding sequence ATGGAGATCGCCGTCGTCCTGATCATCGCCCTGTTGATCCTGGGGCCGAAGCGGCTGCCGTCCGCCGGGCGATCGCTGGGAGAGGGCATCCGCGGCTTCAAGGAGACGCTGAGCGGAGCGAAGGCGGATCTCTCCGAACCCGAGCCGCCTCCAGCCGCGGGCCTCGCGACACCCGCCGAGCGCGAGACCGCCTGA
- a CDS encoding FGGY-family carbohydrate kinase, with protein MPGAGETLVGVDIGTSSTKGVAVSPGGRVLARASRPHGLSLPRAGYAEQDAETDWWQGCRDVVRELVEAVGAGAVRGVCVSGTGPCLLPCDARGRPLRPGILYGIDTRASAEISELEAALGGDEIVARSGSALSSQALGPKLLWLRRREPDVWSRMASWHMPSSFAAMRLCGEIALDHHSASQCDPFYDLAAGGWAEDWVGDALPGCPLPQLVWPGEQIGAVTADAGVETGLRPGTPVFAGTIDAWSEALSVGVRRPGDLMLMYGSTLFVVQVADGAVSAAPPLWCTQGVEPGRPSYAGGMATAGTLLAWWRETLGAPEWDAVLAETAASPPGARGLLALPYFAGERTPIDDPRARGVIAGLSLQHTRGDVMRAAHEAIAFGVRGMLETLGRAAGPARRIVAVGGGLQGGLLAQIVSDVAGVEQLVPEETIGASYGDALLAAIGAGLVEREAAWARVIGVVAPDPDVGTVYDELAPLHADLYRATTAVVHPLADRQTADGGT; from the coding sequence ATGCCGGGTGCGGGCGAGACGCTCGTCGGGGTCGACATCGGCACGTCGAGCACGAAGGGCGTCGCCGTCTCGCCCGGCGGACGCGTCCTGGCCCGTGCGTCCCGGCCCCACGGGCTGTCCCTGCCGCGCGCGGGATACGCCGAGCAGGACGCCGAGACGGATTGGTGGCAGGGCTGCCGGGACGTCGTGCGCGAGCTCGTCGAGGCGGTCGGCGCCGGTGCGGTGCGCGGCGTGTGCGTCTCGGGCACAGGTCCGTGCCTGCTGCCGTGCGACGCTCGCGGCCGTCCCCTGCGCCCGGGCATCCTGTACGGCATCGACACCCGCGCGAGCGCCGAGATCTCCGAGCTCGAGGCGGCGCTCGGAGGCGACGAGATCGTTGCGCGCTCCGGGTCCGCGCTCTCGTCGCAGGCACTCGGACCGAAGCTGCTCTGGTTGCGCCGCCGCGAGCCGGATGTCTGGTCGCGCATGGCGAGCTGGCACATGCCGAGCTCGTTCGCCGCCATGCGCCTGTGCGGCGAGATCGCTCTCGATCATCACTCGGCGAGCCAATGCGATCCGTTCTACGACCTCGCGGCGGGCGGCTGGGCGGAGGACTGGGTGGGCGATGCGCTCCCGGGCTGCCCGCTGCCCCAGCTCGTGTGGCCGGGCGAGCAGATCGGCGCCGTCACTGCTGACGCGGGCGTCGAGACCGGTCTTCGGCCGGGCACGCCCGTGTTCGCCGGCACGATCGACGCCTGGTCGGAGGCGCTCAGCGTCGGGGTGCGCCGCCCCGGCGACCTGATGCTCATGTACGGCTCGACGCTGTTCGTCGTCCAGGTCGCCGACGGCGCGGTGTCGGCGGCACCGCCGCTGTGGTGCACCCAGGGCGTCGAGCCGGGCCGGCCGTCGTACGCCGGCGGGATGGCGACCGCCGGAACGCTGCTGGCCTGGTGGCGCGAGACGCTCGGCGCGCCCGAGTGGGACGCGGTCCTCGCCGAGACCGCGGCCTCCCCGCCAGGCGCCCGAGGCCTCCTCGCCCTGCCCTACTTCGCCGGCGAGCGCACGCCGATCGACGACCCGCGCGCCCGAGGCGTCATCGCCGGGCTGTCGCTTCAGCACACCCGCGGCGACGTGATGCGCGCGGCCCACGAGGCGATCGCCTTCGGCGTACGGGGGATGCTCGAGACGCTCGGCCGCGCCGCCGGCCCCGCGCGGCGCATCGTCGCCGTCGGCGGTGGACTTCAGGGCGGCCTGCTCGCCCAGATCGTCAGCGACGTCGCCGGCGTCGAGCAACTCGTCCCCGAGGAGACGATCGGCGCCAGCTACGGCGACGCGCTGCTCGCCGCCATCGGCGCTGGCCTCGTCGAGCGCGAAGCCGCATGGGCGCGCGTCATCGGCGTCGTCGCGCCCGACCCGGACGTTGGGACCGTCTACGACGAGCTGGCGCCGCTTCACGCGGATCTGTACCGAGCCACGACAGCCGTCGTCCACCCGCTCGCCGACCGCCAGACGGCAGACGGCGGGACCTGA
- a CDS encoding L-fucose/L-arabinose isomerase family protein, translated as MTTIGLLTVSDGRPSVQADIGDFVADSEQRLAGALTDRGFSVVRASEIVGSNDVAVREARRIAAARPDLTLINIPVWAFPHFTMLAASETASPLALFSNLDPKYPGMVGMLAAGGALDQIGRVHARAWGDSGEPEAIDGLATIARAGAASAGLRGSTFGRIGGRPMGMYTAVSNPDQWMREFGVDVEEIDQFELVRRAETIDPALARHGREWLERLAAGVHYDGRLLTPELLERQVRVYEAMRELIAERNLDFCGIKAQPELTDHYCTTDIAEAFLNDPYDWHGPKTPVVCSTEADMDAALTMQLLRNLSGTPVLFADVRHYHADRGIWDLCNSGQHATWFAARSAEPAQNLAHVHLYPEDFYFPAGGASVHYLAAEGDMTFARLTRLDGDYRMQVMRGAFERYDDDTNERLMRQSTYVWPHAFARMEAGPEEILTRFGSNHIHAVPGDHVASLRHVCQFLGIAFDGFGGA; from the coding sequence TGCTGACCGTGTCCGACGGCCGGCCATCCGTGCAGGCCGACATCGGCGACTTCGTCGCCGACAGCGAACAGCGCCTCGCGGGGGCGCTGACCGACCGCGGGTTCAGCGTCGTGCGCGCCAGCGAGATCGTGGGCAGCAACGACGTGGCGGTCCGCGAGGCGAGGCGGATCGCCGCTGCACGCCCGGATCTCACGCTGATCAACATCCCGGTCTGGGCGTTCCCGCACTTCACGATGCTCGCCGCGAGCGAGACCGCCAGCCCGCTCGCCCTCTTCTCCAACCTGGACCCGAAGTATCCGGGCATGGTCGGGATGCTCGCCGCGGGCGGGGCGCTGGATCAGATCGGCCGCGTCCATGCCCGGGCGTGGGGCGACTCCGGCGAGCCCGAGGCGATCGACGGCCTGGCCACGATCGCGCGCGCCGGGGCCGCGTCGGCCGGTCTGCGCGGCTCGACGTTCGGGCGCATCGGCGGGCGGCCGATGGGGATGTACACGGCCGTCTCGAACCCGGACCAGTGGATGCGCGAGTTCGGCGTCGACGTCGAGGAGATCGATCAGTTCGAGCTCGTCCGCCGGGCCGAGACGATCGACCCGGCGCTGGCGCGCCACGGCCGTGAATGGCTGGAGCGGCTGGCCGCCGGCGTGCACTACGACGGCCGGCTGCTGACTCCGGAGCTCCTGGAGCGTCAGGTCCGGGTCTACGAGGCGATGCGCGAGCTCATCGCCGAGCGCAACCTCGACTTCTGCGGCATCAAGGCCCAGCCGGAGCTGACCGACCACTACTGCACGACGGACATCGCCGAGGCGTTCCTCAACGACCCGTACGACTGGCACGGCCCCAAGACGCCCGTCGTCTGCTCGACCGAGGCCGACATGGACGCCGCGCTGACGATGCAGTTGCTGCGGAACCTGTCCGGGACGCCCGTGCTGTTCGCCGACGTGCGCCACTACCACGCCGATCGCGGCATCTGGGACCTGTGCAACTCCGGCCAGCACGCGACGTGGTTCGCGGCACGATCAGCCGAGCCGGCGCAGAACCTGGCGCACGTGCACCTATACCCCGAGGACTTCTACTTCCCGGCCGGCGGAGCGTCGGTCCACTACCTCGCCGCCGAGGGCGACATGACGTTCGCGCGACTGACCCGGCTCGACGGGGACTACCGCATGCAGGTGATGCGCGGCGCGTTCGAGCGCTACGACGACGACACCAACGAGCGCCTGATGCGGCAGTCGACGTACGTGTGGCCCCACGCGTTCGCCCGCATGGAGGCGGGCCCCGAGGAGATCCTGACCCGGTTCGGCTCCAACCACATCCACGCCGTCCCCGGCGACCACGTCGCCTCGTTGCGCCACGTCTGCCAGTTCCTCGGCATCGCCTTCGACGGCTTCGGCGGAGCCTGA